Proteins encoded within one genomic window of Candidatus Amarolinea dominans:
- a CDS encoding molybdopterin oxidoreductase family protein produces MSSDLIHGACPHDCPDTCGIISEVENGRAVNFYADPNHPVTQGWLCAKVRPYLERVYHPDRLTHPLRRVGPKGGGQWARITWDEAIAEISARWQAIRVESGAAAILPYSYSGTLGLVQMTVCNARLWNRLGASHLQRSICGAAAEFAVESTLGARHSPAYEDVAQSRLIILWGHNPASTAPHFMPALRRAQRAGAETIVIDPRRTLSAHGASLHLAPLPGTDGALALGLAHIIVQENRHDEAWLQANTVGWPQFKARLADYPPARVAQVTGLAESAIVDLARRYASVRPGLIKIADGLNRHRNGGQTVRAVCALPAITGQYGAAGGGLAYSTSGYLRWDSEAVSHAADCPPAPRSVNMNRLGAALLGEINDPPIRSLYVYGANPAASAPNAGAIVAGLQRSDLFTVVHELFMTDTAAYADIVLPATSQLEHTDLHKAYGHTYLQYNRPAIPPLGESKSNWDVMRLLAQALGFDDPWLQQGADEVIEEVLTATANRLPALHGITLARLQEGRPLPLTLSPAAPFADLNFPTPSGKVELFSQSLADLGLDPLPGFVHDDDTAPAPDGCAEADALQLVSGAAHHFVSSSLANLESLLALEKAPFLEIHPLDAAARQIGQGDRVIVENRRGYCTLRAVVTGAVRPGVVVSPKGRWSRQGDGHNVNWTTSDALGDMAGQSTFHSNRVWVRSDSRQVPAPAEQQSMEDQHA; encoded by the coding sequence ATGTCCAGTGATCTGATCCACGGCGCTTGCCCGCACGACTGCCCCGATACCTGCGGCATCATCAGCGAAGTCGAGAACGGCCGGGCCGTCAACTTCTACGCCGATCCAAACCATCCCGTCACGCAGGGCTGGCTGTGTGCGAAGGTGCGCCCCTACCTGGAGCGCGTTTATCATCCCGACCGCCTGACCCATCCGCTGCGCCGCGTGGGGCCGAAGGGGGGCGGGCAATGGGCGCGCATCACCTGGGATGAGGCCATCGCGGAGATTTCGGCGCGCTGGCAGGCCATCCGCGTCGAGTCAGGCGCGGCGGCCATCCTCCCCTATTCGTACAGCGGCACCCTGGGCCTGGTGCAGATGACCGTGTGCAACGCCCGCCTCTGGAATCGCCTGGGCGCCAGCCATTTACAGCGCAGCATTTGCGGCGCGGCCGCGGAGTTCGCCGTCGAATCCACCCTGGGCGCCCGCCACAGCCCCGCGTATGAAGATGTGGCTCAGAGTCGTCTCATCATCCTCTGGGGTCACAACCCAGCCAGCACTGCGCCGCATTTCATGCCGGCACTGCGCCGCGCCCAGCGCGCCGGCGCGGAGACGATCGTCATTGATCCGCGGCGCACCCTCAGCGCACACGGCGCCAGTCTGCACCTGGCGCCCCTTCCCGGTACGGATGGCGCGCTGGCGTTGGGCCTGGCGCACATCATTGTGCAGGAGAACCGCCATGACGAGGCCTGGTTGCAGGCAAATACGGTCGGTTGGCCGCAGTTCAAGGCGCGCCTGGCCGATTACCCGCCGGCGCGCGTGGCGCAAGTCACCGGCCTGGCGGAGAGCGCCATCGTTGACCTGGCCCGGCGCTACGCCAGCGTGCGCCCAGGGCTGATCAAGATCGCCGATGGTCTCAACCGTCACCGCAACGGCGGGCAGACCGTGCGCGCCGTCTGCGCGCTGCCTGCCATCACCGGGCAGTACGGCGCGGCCGGCGGCGGCCTGGCCTACAGCACCAGCGGCTATCTGCGCTGGGACAGCGAGGCGGTTTCTCACGCCGCGGACTGCCCGCCCGCGCCGCGCAGCGTCAACATGAACCGGCTGGGCGCGGCTCTGCTGGGCGAGATCAACGATCCACCCATCCGCTCGCTCTATGTGTACGGCGCCAACCCGGCTGCCAGCGCACCCAACGCGGGCGCCATCGTGGCCGGCCTGCAGCGGTCTGACCTGTTCACCGTCGTACACGAGCTGTTCATGACCGACACTGCCGCCTACGCCGACATCGTGCTGCCGGCCACATCGCAACTGGAGCACACCGACCTGCACAAGGCGTATGGGCACACCTATCTGCAATACAACCGGCCGGCCATTCCGCCCCTGGGCGAGAGCAAGAGCAACTGGGACGTGATGCGCCTGCTGGCGCAGGCGCTCGGCTTCGACGATCCCTGGCTGCAGCAAGGCGCCGATGAGGTGATTGAAGAGGTTCTGACCGCCACGGCCAACCGGCTGCCGGCCCTGCACGGCATCACCCTGGCGCGGCTGCAAGAGGGACGGCCCCTGCCCCTGACGCTTTCGCCGGCAGCGCCATTCGCCGATCTGAACTTCCCAACGCCGAGCGGCAAGGTGGAGCTTTTCAGCCAAAGCCTGGCCGACCTGGGCCTCGATCCGCTGCCCGGTTTTGTCCATGACGATGACACCGCGCCCGCGCCGGATGGCTGCGCCGAAGCGGATGCGCTGCAACTGGTCTCAGGCGCCGCGCATCACTTTGTCAGCAGCAGCCTGGCCAACCTGGAGAGCCTGTTGGCGCTGGAAAAGGCGCCCTTCCTGGAAATCCATCCCCTGGACGCCGCGGCCCGGCAGATCGGGCAGGGCGACCGGGTGATCGTGGAGAACCGCCGCGGGTACTGCACTCTGCGCGCCGTGGTCACTGGCGCCGTGCGCCCCGGCGTGGTCGTCTCGCCCAAGGGCCGTTGGTCGCGGCAGGGAGACGGACACAACGTCAACTGGACCACGTCCGATGCCCTGGGTGACATGGCCGGGCAGAGTACATTTCACAGCAACCGGGTCTGGGTGCGGTCGGACAGTCGCCAGGTTCCTGCGCCCGCCGAGCAGCAAAGCATGGAAGATCAACACGCATGA
- a CDS encoding CPBP family intramembrane metalloprotease: protein MNNGLDVKRLGIFLALAFGLAWIIGLVIFLTGGLVNSPVLVPQLQLTLAVVLLAVGYMWAPALAHVLTRLLTREGWQDTWLRPHFKRGWRYWLAAWVVPALATIVGAAVFFALLPRYFDPDLTMLRGMLAQNAQTATMNPWLIVAAQLGSAVLIAPLLNGLFTFGEEFGWRGYLLPKLLPLGERRAMLVSGVIWGVWHWPVIAMGHNYGFGYPGAPWTGMLLMVWFTVVTGCFLAWATLRAGSVWPAVIGHAAINGISALGVLLVQGNPSSLLGPLPVGLLGSLGWAAVAGWILWRHAGRRQAPMD from the coding sequence ATGAACAATGGTTTGGATGTCAAGCGCTTAGGTATTTTCCTGGCTTTGGCTTTTGGCCTCGCCTGGATCATCGGTCTGGTCATTTTCCTCACGGGCGGCCTGGTCAACAGCCCGGTGTTGGTTCCACAATTGCAGTTGACCCTGGCGGTTGTTCTGCTGGCGGTGGGTTACATGTGGGCGCCGGCGCTGGCGCACGTGTTGACGCGACTGCTCACGCGTGAAGGCTGGCAGGATACGTGGCTGCGACCGCATTTCAAGCGGGGCTGGCGCTACTGGCTGGCGGCCTGGGTCGTGCCGGCGCTGGCGACAATCGTGGGCGCAGCGGTCTTTTTTGCCCTCCTGCCGCGCTACTTCGACCCGGATCTCACCATGCTGCGCGGCATGTTGGCGCAGAACGCGCAGACGGCCACGATGAATCCCTGGCTGATCGTGGCTGCGCAATTGGGCAGCGCGGTGCTGATTGCGCCCCTGCTCAATGGACTGTTTACCTTTGGCGAAGAATTTGGCTGGCGAGGCTATCTGCTGCCGAAGCTGCTGCCGTTGGGTGAACGACGGGCGATGCTGGTCTCAGGCGTGATCTGGGGCGTATGGCACTGGCCGGTCATCGCCATGGGACACAACTACGGCTTTGGCTATCCGGGCGCGCCCTGGACCGGAATGCTGCTGATGGTATGGTTCACCGTCGTCACCGGCTGCTTCCTGGCCTGGGCGACGCTGCGGGCTGGCAGTGTCTGGCCCGCAGTCATAGGGCATGCGGCCATCAACGGCATCAGCGCGTTGGGCGTCCTCCTCGTGCAGGGCAACCCCAGTTCACTGCTCGGCCCGTTGCCCGTTGGCCTGCTCGGCAGCCTGGGCTGGGCCGCGGTCGCCGGGTGGATTTTGTGGCGTCACGCTGGCCGCCGCCAGGCGCCGATGGATTAG
- a CDS encoding DUF5615 family PIN-like protein → MVRQKHTVYSVYEEASGMNDDRIIHKAFTENWILITNDKDFGEQVYRERRPHRGVVLLRLDDERAAVKIDVLRRLLEVYSERLPDRFVVATERNVRFASA, encoded by the coding sequence ATGGTGCGACAGAAGCATACGGTCTATTCCGTGTACGAAGAAGCGTCCGGAATGAACGATGATCGCATTATCCATAAGGCATTTACAGAGAACTGGATTCTCATCACGAATGATAAGGACTTTGGAGAACAAGTTTACCGCGAACGCCGCCCTCACAGGGGCGTGGTCTTACTACGACTTGATGACGAGCGGGCAGCTGTCAAGATTGATGTCCTACGACGATTACTCGAAGTCTATTCAGAGAGGCTGCCTGACCGGTTTGTGGTCGCAACAGAGAGAAATGTTCGGTTTGCTAGCGCGTGA
- a CDS encoding serine carboxypeptidase, with the protein MKKIVVIHINDGESTTTVEFLGQPMEIRRIGCHGDPDKAEALMNQVDGTVDVIGLEGMPHWLELGPARREHSVGTRLSGITTQTPVVDGSGIRAGIERWGVILADRAQPGIFAGKRILMVPGLNHAGLSQSLGRRSEQMRFADPEIFFALPDIPGVGAKWMLEQAAAPTLEQLQDAPFRRLLPEAGHPGVERSKAPFEWADLLAGDIGTIRRYAPEDLKRKTIVVESATAEDVEDLKRRGASIVVTMIPALVERGALSPWSATVFECCLVAARRNPDAPLNEDTYLDLMADLQWTPGVRYLQPEEMGLNKFAFVIHPLNIGFIHKHDRFRWTKHLPDEIVEPIAALVPPMYVGKITGGQSPATGQKIEGYLISLGSTPREMMSRDENFTYKKLVQSAKMAERFGARIMGLGAFTSVIGDAGITTAHQCDIAITSGNSLTVSATLEAAKQAVIKMGATDLTKGKAMVIGGTGSIGSVCARLIAQAIKDVVLVSIEPERLIEFKRMIEEETPGAQVTISTRAGDLVADCDLIITATSAFGQRIVDITKCKPGAVICDVARPPDISEQEAALRPDVLVIESGEVLIPGDINITYDIGLPPKTVYACLAETSLLAMEGRFEDYTLGRNITMERVKEIYRLFKKHGYQLGGLRSHGKFVTEEEVAQKRVQADYWRAHPAEFKAMQKEAGAKLEKIPRMSKGVKTKQNSLKQWGPLAAVAGVIGGLMLAGRGRK; encoded by the coding sequence ATGAAGAAAATAGTTGTCATTCACATCAACGACGGCGAAAGCACAACCACCGTCGAGTTCTTGGGCCAGCCGATGGAAATCCGCCGTATCGGCTGCCACGGCGACCCCGACAAGGCCGAAGCCTTGATGAACCAGGTTGATGGCACCGTGGATGTGATCGGCCTGGAAGGCATGCCTCATTGGTTGGAGCTTGGCCCGGCACGCCGCGAACATTCCGTGGGCACACGCCTGAGCGGGATCACCACGCAGACGCCGGTCGTGGACGGCAGCGGTATTCGCGCCGGCATCGAGCGTTGGGGTGTCATTTTAGCCGACCGTGCGCAGCCCGGTATTTTTGCCGGAAAGCGTATCTTGATGGTGCCGGGCTTGAACCATGCCGGGCTATCACAATCTCTCGGCCGGCGTAGCGAACAGATGCGCTTTGCTGATCCGGAGATTTTCTTTGCCCTACCTGACATCCCTGGCGTCGGCGCCAAGTGGATGCTGGAACAAGCGGCCGCTCCCACCCTGGAGCAGTTACAGGACGCACCCTTCCGTCGCCTGCTGCCCGAAGCCGGTCATCCCGGCGTGGAGCGCAGCAAGGCGCCGTTCGAATGGGCCGATCTGCTGGCCGGCGACATCGGTACGATTCGCCGCTACGCGCCAGAGGACCTGAAGCGCAAGACGATCGTGGTGGAATCGGCCACCGCCGAAGATGTCGAAGATCTGAAGCGCCGCGGGGCCAGCATCGTGGTGACGATGATTCCGGCGCTGGTCGAAAGGGGGGCGTTAAGCCCCTGGTCGGCCACGGTGTTCGAATGTTGCCTGGTGGCCGCCAGGCGCAACCCTGACGCGCCGCTGAACGAGGACACGTATCTTGACCTGATGGCCGATCTGCAATGGACGCCGGGCGTCCGTTACTTGCAGCCGGAGGAGATGGGCCTCAATAAGTTTGCCTTCGTCATCCATCCACTCAACATTGGCTTCATTCACAAGCACGATCGCTTCCGCTGGACGAAACACCTGCCCGATGAGATCGTGGAGCCGATTGCGGCCCTGGTTCCACCCATGTACGTGGGCAAGATCACCGGCGGGCAGTCTCCCGCCACCGGGCAGAAGATCGAGGGTTATCTGATTTCGCTCGGCAGCACGCCGCGCGAGATGATGAGCAGGGACGAGAATTTCACTTACAAGAAACTGGTGCAGTCGGCCAAGATGGCCGAGCGCTTCGGTGCGCGCATCATGGGCCTGGGCGCCTTCACCTCGGTGATTGGCGATGCCGGCATTACCACTGCACATCAGTGTGACATTGCCATTACCAGCGGCAACAGCCTGACCGTCTCAGCGACGCTGGAAGCGGCCAAGCAGGCCGTCATCAAGATGGGCGCGACGGACCTGACCAAGGGGAAGGCGATGGTCATCGGCGGCACCGGCTCCATCGGCTCGGTCTGTGCGCGCTTGATTGCGCAAGCCATCAAGGACGTGGTGTTGGTTTCGATCGAGCCGGAGCGATTGATCGAATTCAAGCGCATGATCGAGGAGGAGACGCCCGGCGCGCAGGTGACGATTTCGACCCGGGCCGGCGACCTGGTGGCTGACTGCGATCTGATCATCACCGCCACTTCGGCTTTCGGCCAGCGCATTGTGGACATCACCAAGTGCAAACCCGGCGCGGTGATCTGCGACGTGGCTCGCCCGCCCGACATCAGTGAGCAGGAAGCCGCGCTGCGCCCCGACGTGCTGGTGATCGAATCGGGCGAGGTGCTCATTCCGGGCGACATCAACATCACCTACGACATCGGCCTGCCGCCCAAGACCGTCTACGCCTGCCTGGCGGAAACTTCACTGCTGGCCATGGAAGGGCGCTTCGAGGACTACACGCTGGGGCGCAACATCACGATGGAGCGCGTGAAGGAAATCTACCGGCTGTTCAAGAAGCACGGCTACCAGTTGGGCGGTCTGCGTTCGCACGGCAAATTCGTGACCGAAGAAGAAGTGGCGCAGAAGCGTGTGCAGGCCGATTACTGGCGTGCCCATCCCGCAGAGTTCAAGGCCATGCAGAAAGAAGCCGGCGCCAAGCTGGAGAAAATTCCACGCATGTCGAAGGGCGTCAAGACCAAGCAGAACTCGCTCAAGCAGTGGGGGCCACTGGCAGCTGTCGCCGGAGTCATCGGCGGGCTGATGCTGGCGGGGCGGGGGAGGAAGTAG
- a CDS encoding glycosyltransferase family 39 protein yields MLTRYRLAGAGPALAAILLIAVALRLWGINFGLPYLYHPDEPGYVAIAQNMVKTGDLNPHFFNYPTLFFYLNSLAYLPFYAVGRVLGVFQTPADIPAPILLVGGVGMTPLPATFWLGRLLTLAFGTGAVLLVYLVGRQLFGSRRVGLLAALLLAISPTNVTHSRYITPDTFVVFFAVFSLWAAVRVYQRGRTRDYVLAGVMAGLTAATKYNGALILVCIVATHFLRAGWRGWRDRRLYLAIAASALAFAFATPFAIFDPAKFMADLSLEARHYATGHAGGEGNAALWYVTYLWQAEGLTALFALAALARGLWMRTKPVIVVAAFPVAYFVFISNFMVRNDRTLVPLTPFLFLLAALFLVHAWDWLYRREPGPDIALPGTRPPWARGVAGLLLALTLLIPLTGTIQGANRLTTVDSRETARVWIAQNLPPGARVVLESYAPYVDPQRFTVLGVYRLILYPPAWYINEKFDYLVFSEGMFKRFYLEPEKYAAQIAEYEALFQAFEPIKIFTDGGYEVRIYRIMAH; encoded by the coding sequence ATGCTCACTCGTTACCGTTTGGCCGGCGCGGGGCCAGCGCTGGCCGCCATTCTACTGATCGCCGTTGCGCTGCGCCTCTGGGGGATCAACTTCGGCCTCCCCTACCTTTATCATCCCGATGAGCCGGGCTATGTCGCCATCGCCCAGAACATGGTCAAGACGGGCGACCTCAATCCGCACTTCTTCAACTACCCGACCCTGTTTTTCTATCTCAACTCCCTGGCGTATTTGCCCTTCTATGCGGTGGGCAGAGTGCTCGGCGTATTCCAAACGCCGGCCGACATCCCCGCCCCGATCCTCCTGGTGGGCGGTGTTGGCATGACCCCGCTGCCGGCTACCTTCTGGTTGGGTCGCCTGCTGACCCTGGCTTTTGGGACCGGCGCGGTGCTGCTCGTTTACCTGGTTGGGCGTCAGTTGTTTGGTAGTCGGCGCGTCGGCCTGCTGGCCGCTCTCCTGCTCGCCATTTCGCCAACGAATGTGACGCATAGCCGCTACATTACGCCGGATACCTTCGTGGTTTTCTTTGCCGTGTTCAGCCTGTGGGCCGCGGTCCGGGTTTATCAGCGCGGCCGCACACGGGATTACGTGCTGGCCGGCGTGATGGCGGGGTTGACCGCTGCAACCAAATACAACGGTGCGTTGATCCTGGTATGCATCGTGGCAACCCACTTTCTACGCGCCGGTTGGCGTGGCTGGCGGGATAGACGCCTCTACCTGGCCATCGCGGCCAGTGCCCTGGCCTTTGCATTCGCCACCCCGTTTGCCATCTTCGACCCTGCGAAATTCATGGCCGACTTGAGCCTGGAAGCGCGCCACTACGCGACGGGCCATGCTGGCGGCGAAGGGAACGCGGCCCTGTGGTACGTCACTTACCTGTGGCAAGCAGAGGGATTGACGGCACTGTTTGCACTGGCCGCCCTGGCGCGCGGGCTGTGGATGCGAACCAAACCCGTGATCGTGGTGGCAGCTTTCCCTGTCGCCTATTTTGTGTTCATCAGCAATTTTATGGTGCGGAACGACCGCACCCTCGTGCCGTTGACGCCCTTCCTGTTTCTGCTGGCGGCCCTCTTCCTGGTTCACGCCTGGGACTGGCTGTACCGGCGTGAGCCTGGCCCGGACATCGCCCTGCCTGGCACGCGCCCGCCCTGGGCCAGGGGCGTCGCGGGCTTGCTGCTGGCGTTGACCCTCCTCATCCCCTTGACGGGAACCATTCAGGGTGCGAACCGCCTGACCACGGTTGACAGCCGTGAAACCGCGCGCGTCTGGATTGCGCAGAACCTTCCGCCCGGCGCGCGCGTTGTCCTGGAGTCGTACGCACCCTACGTAGACCCCCAACGCTTCACCGTGCTGGGAGTCTACCGGCTCATCCTATATCCACCAGCCTGGTACATCAACGAGAAGTTCGACTACCTGGTGTTCAGTGAAGGGATGTTCAAACGGTTCTACCTCGAGCCGGAGAAATATGCGGCGCAGATTGCGGAGTACGAGGCTCTCTTCCAAGCCTTTGAGCCAATCAAGATCTTTACCGATGGTGGCTACGAAGTCCGCATTTACCGGATCATGGCTCATTGA
- a CDS encoding response regulator transcription factor has product MATVLIVDDDPKLLKMLQRTLAYEGFRVLSAGDGRAALTVLQAQRPDVVVLDWLMPGLDGLGVLEHLRAAGDKTLVLMLTARDAVEQRVKGLESGADDYLVKPFAPAELLARLHALLRRPAVTARDEMLVYADLSLNPMTRETQRQARAFGLTSKEYDLLHFLMRHPRQVLTREQILQEVWGYDFGGEDNVLEVYIGYLRKKLEAGGESRLIQTVRGVGYVLREES; this is encoded by the coding sequence ATGGCAACCGTACTCATTGTAGATGATGACCCCAAACTGCTGAAGATGCTGCAACGCACGCTGGCCTATGAGGGTTTCCGTGTCCTCAGCGCCGGTGATGGCCGCGCCGCGCTGACTGTGCTGCAGGCGCAGCGCCCGGATGTGGTGGTGCTCGACTGGCTCATGCCCGGTCTCGATGGCCTGGGTGTACTCGAACATCTGCGCGCGGCCGGTGACAAGACCCTGGTATTGATGCTGACCGCGCGCGATGCCGTGGAGCAGCGCGTGAAAGGGCTGGAGAGCGGCGCCGACGATTACCTGGTCAAGCCGTTTGCACCGGCCGAACTGTTGGCACGCCTGCACGCCCTGTTGCGCCGTCCCGCGGTGACCGCCAGGGACGAAATGCTCGTCTACGCCGATCTATCACTCAACCCCATGACCCGTGAAACGCAGCGGCAGGCGCGTGCGTTTGGTCTGACCTCGAAAGAGTATGACCTGCTGCACTTCCTCATGCGCCATCCCCGCCAGGTGTTGACCCGCGAACAGATCTTGCAAGAGGTCTGGGGCTATGATTTCGGCGGCGAGGACAACGTCCTGGAGGTGTACATCGGCTATTTGCGTAAGAAGTTGGAGGCCGGCGGCGAATCGCGCCTGATTCAGACGGTGCGCGGCGTGGGCTACGTTTTGCGCGAGGAGTCGTGA
- a CDS encoding HAMP domain-containing histidine kinase gives MSIRLRLTLFYSAILALTLVAFSITLYIIQTRATYGSIATNLIRQVDFYARRDEHPTGPPPGDTTAPDQTLSPKAPAETLPGGTLPGRWTQTRSITGTITGQTLDLSGVNLPLSDAGLQSVQAGSGWFETAQVQDEPLLIYSTLVATRADVIEIVQVAFPVTQPQQTLNTLRLILVAGSSLAILAAFALGWVLAGTALRPIQRLTRTAQVIGTERNFSRRVEHRGPADEVGQLATTFNDMLGELESGYRQLEDALQSQRRFVADASHELRTPLTTVRGNIELLRRDPPIEAVERSEVLTDTNDEVDRLIRLVNQLLALARADAGKALRDEAVPLKSLLAEVCRRARLMAPQHTIVCEPPPDLDVQGNRDALTQVLLILVDNAHVHTAPGTAITIAAGLIADRAEINVRDTGPGIQPDILPHIFERFYRGEVSRTGSGAGLGLSIARELVEAQGGAISVASEPGRGSTFTVTLPLRAQQPRE, from the coding sequence ATGTCTATCCGACTGCGGCTAACCCTTTTCTACAGCGCGATTCTGGCCTTGACCCTGGTCGCGTTCAGTATCACCCTCTACATCATCCAAACGCGGGCGACATACGGCAGCATCGCGACCAACCTGATACGTCAGGTTGATTTTTATGCCCGGCGCGATGAGCACCCTACTGGGCCACCGCCTGGCGATACCACGGCGCCTGATCAAACGCTGTCGCCCAAAGCGCCGGCAGAGACTCTGCCCGGCGGCACCCTCCCAGGCCGTTGGACGCAAACGCGCAGCATCACCGGCACGATAACCGGACAAACGCTTGACCTGAGCGGCGTCAACCTGCCCCTGAGCGACGCTGGCCTGCAAAGTGTGCAGGCCGGCTCAGGCTGGTTCGAGACGGCGCAGGTGCAGGATGAGCCGCTGCTCATCTACAGCACGCTTGTCGCCACGCGCGCGGACGTGATCGAGATTGTGCAGGTGGCCTTTCCGGTGACCCAACCGCAACAGACCCTCAATACCCTGCGCTTGATTCTGGTGGCCGGCAGCAGCCTGGCCATCCTGGCGGCTTTTGCCCTGGGCTGGGTGTTGGCCGGGACCGCATTGCGTCCCATCCAGCGCCTTACCCGCACCGCCCAGGTCATCGGAACCGAGCGCAACTTCAGCCGCCGGGTGGAGCACCGCGGGCCGGCCGACGAGGTTGGTCAACTGGCGACCACCTTCAACGACATGCTGGGTGAACTGGAGTCAGGCTACCGACAGCTTGAAGACGCGCTGCAGTCGCAACGCCGCTTTGTGGCCGATGCTTCGCATGAACTGCGCACGCCGCTGACAACCGTGCGCGGCAACATCGAACTGCTGCGGCGCGATCCGCCCATCGAGGCCGTGGAGCGCAGCGAAGTCCTGACCGATACCAACGACGAAGTGGATCGCCTCATTCGCCTGGTCAACCAACTGCTGGCGCTGGCGCGGGCGGATGCCGGCAAGGCCCTGCGCGATGAAGCCGTCCCACTGAAGTCTTTGCTCGCAGAAGTTTGCCGCCGGGCCAGGCTGATGGCGCCGCAGCACACCATCGTGTGCGAGCCGCCGCCTGACCTGGACGTGCAGGGCAATCGAGATGCCCTCACGCAGGTGCTGCTGATCCTGGTTGACAATGCGCACGTCCACACCGCGCCCGGCACCGCCATTACCATCGCGGCCGGGCTGATCGCCGATCGCGCTGAGATCAACGTGCGTGACACGGGACCCGGCATTCAGCCCGACATACTTCCTCACATCTTCGAACGATTCTATCGCGGTGAGGTCTCACGCACCGGCAGCGGCGCCGGCTTGGGTCTCTCCATCGCCCGCGAACTGGTGGAAGCCCAGGGCGGCGCCATCAGCGTCGCGAGCGAACCGGGACGCGGCAGCACCTTCACCGTGACACTGCCTCTGCGAGCGCAGCAGCCCCGTGAATGA
- a CDS encoding transaldolase family protein → MTTSVPLYQTVSTTPTDYWNDSCSLDELTYAIGNGAVGATTNPQIVLAVLKKEMHLWRDRIHQIIAENPTWGEPEVAWRLIEEMATRGAALLQPAWKRHAGRKGRLSIQTNPMFYRDWEAIVTQARDFDTLAPNMQVKMPVTKAGIKAIEECTYHGVNVNATVSFTVPQAVAVAEAVERGLNRRTAEGRDIRSMAPVCTIMVGRTDDWMQAVTQRDGIEMDPAYLSWAGIAVFKKAYGLWQARGYRVRLLAAAYRHLGHWSEFIGGDVVLTIPYEWQLKINASNIAVKSRIADPVAPHIIAALYEKIPDFRRAYDVDGMTVEEFDAYGATVRTLRGFIAAAHDLMAVVRDFMLPNPDVK, encoded by the coding sequence ATGACCACATCGGTTCCGCTGTATCAGACGGTTTCCACCACCCCGACCGACTATTGGAACGACTCTTGTTCACTTGACGAGCTGACCTATGCCATCGGCAACGGCGCCGTGGGCGCCACGACCAATCCTCAAATTGTCCTCGCTGTGCTCAAGAAGGAAATGCACCTCTGGCGCGACCGTATCCATCAGATCATCGCCGAAAATCCAACCTGGGGCGAGCCGGAGGTTGCCTGGCGCCTAATCGAAGAGATGGCGACGCGTGGGGCCGCCCTCTTGCAGCCCGCCTGGAAGCGTCACGCGGGACGCAAGGGCCGCCTCTCCATTCAGACCAACCCGATGTTCTACCGTGACTGGGAGGCGATCGTTACCCAAGCGCGCGACTTCGACACGCTGGCGCCCAACATGCAGGTCAAGATGCCGGTCACCAAAGCCGGTATCAAGGCCATCGAAGAGTGTACGTATCATGGCGTCAACGTCAACGCGACCGTCAGCTTCACGGTGCCACAGGCTGTGGCGGTGGCCGAGGCAGTGGAGCGCGGCTTGAACCGGCGAACGGCCGAGGGCAGGGACATTCGCAGCATGGCCCCGGTCTGTACGATCATGGTCGGCCGCACGGACGATTGGATGCAGGCGGTGACCCAGCGCGACGGCATCGAGATGGATCCGGCCTATTTGAGTTGGGCCGGCATCGCCGTTTTCAAGAAGGCCTATGGCCTGTGGCAAGCGCGCGGCTACCGGGTGCGGCTGCTGGCCGCGGCTTACCGTCACCTCGGCCACTGGTCGGAGTTCATCGGCGGCGATGTGGTGCTGACGATTCCGTACGAATGGCAGTTGAAGATCAACGCCTCGAACATTGCCGTCAAGTCACGCATCGCAGATCCCGTGGCGCCGCACATCATCGCCGCCCTGTACGAGAAAATTCCCGATTTCCGGCGGGCCTACGATGTGGATGGCATGACGGTCGAGGAATTCGACGCCTATGGTGCTACCGTGCGCACGCTGCGCGGGTTCATTGCCGCTGCCCACGACCTGATGGCGGTGGTGCGCGACTTCATGCTTCCCAACCCGGATGTGAAGTAA